The DNA region tctacatctatgaatatatctataaacatgcagtcagacttaatactatttaatagaaatcagataattaatgtgacagttatagtttgaagtagctctgtatctcttctctagacatacacttttcacatgcaaatctttgtcgtgtttcttctcaaatgcgttagtactgttttataagagcatggctaataaagccctttgcagtagtataggcTAAGACATATGCgctttcatactgaactcattgactttaatgCGCGCGCGTGAGAGAGACACGAGTACGCGGCTCACTATGCAGACACGTGCGCCAGCGAGACAGACacgcaaagtgaaagtataccccgccacctttaactctacgtactccgcgggacacatgcgtcttttccatatggatcacggatcaacagcaattcgtcacgttactttcaaaagtacatccgaatcgatacggaaggtgctgtatcgatgcgcgcatcgtcaggcgtccatgacgatgtatcgtcgtatcgatattttgaacacagcactaatAATTGCTCACCTTGGCATCAGTTTGTAAAATGAATCATTCGCCATGTCAGAAAGCAGCTTCACTCCTAAATCTCCCAGATTATTCCCATCAAAATCAAGATGTAGCagatgtgatgggtttgatctcagagctgaagtcagagcaagacaaccttcatctgtgataTTACAATTATATAACCTGCAAAAAacaaataacacacacacacacacacatcattcTCACATCAAAAAGCAGATATTTCTCCTAGTCAGATTTTGCtttattgtttatattactTACTAATTTAACTGTGCATGTGTCTTATATTGTGAGGCATGAAATGTCTTTACTAGTAAAATTTTTTCTACAATACAAGTAAATTGTTGGAGTGATGCTATGGTATGAACAAAAAATAGAATTATAGGTGTGAGCATGTAGGGTTCAGAACGTGTTtaacaaatatttcttaataTCTCTTTGATAACCACAACATGCGTGACTACAAAAAATTATCTTACTTTAGTATCTTCAGTTTACACTGAGGATGCTCCAGTACAGCAGAGAACAGCTTCGCTCCTGAATCTCCAAGAGAATTGTAAGCCATATCCAGTTCTCgcaggtgtgatgggtttgatgtcagagctgaagtcagagcaacacaaccttcatctgtgataTTACACCTCCTGAACCTGTAGAAAACAATGACACACACTTCAGTCTCTCACTTCACAGATCCCGTAAAGACTCATGATGTGACCAGGGTTGCTAGATGCAGTTGATGATTTTCAGCCCAAAACCCGCCGAAACGCACAATACCActagcctggctaacaccagaccagtctcatagagaATGAGACGTAGTCTGGGAACCACATGCtcattttctcgtatttgaggcgtggtttacgaatgcccagagccgtttattgggcactacgaatgtctatcaaatgcttctgtacgtagctcatagccaagTGTTCAATTATACCCGATGACGTATATGTAGAGCGACATAAGTTCAAACGTAAACAACTTTTATAGAGTATGTGTGCACACAGCTGAAAGCTATCCAACTAAACTGGCAGCTGTATATTGATAATGAAAAGTAACAACttagtggcactgtgacaaccacagtacaggcataatgacaatatgatattaataaataacactTATCATTTATAAGTTAAATGGACTTCGTTGACGAcgatgcctagcaggttggtTCTATAAAACTCTGTGGTTATCATGTCTTGCAATatccaaacatccttcttggatatgaaattgtttaacgccaaacgttgctcttttttttttaaataaacttgcattCAAAACTACTTAGAACACTATCTAAGGCTGCATTGAAAAGTAACTTTGTGTCTGCTGCAGTGTTGGATTAACAAAACTGCTtcggtgtgtcgcatagacgtcatcatcgtcttgctgccccctcccctttctgtgattggttccctatttcaggggcaaaattggtccatagtttccatgctagacttgcagcgtgaATAAATATGCGCGCAAGGCAGCATGGGAAACCCAGGCTACAATACCACCCAAAAAGTTTGATTAACAATAGAGTGCCACAGGGATGACATAAGCCCAATTTTGGCATCTTTACGCTGACTAccgttaaatatcgcatacaagggcaacactgtcatAACCACAACCTTATTAAAACTTATGCCATTAGTCCATCCACGTCATTGGCGCTCTAAAATTTCCTGCGTGCCAGCGAGTGGAAACAACAAACTcgctggttttaaccctctgcacgcctaacaacctctctagtgcaaaGAAATGTCAGAGCTGCGCATATTACAAGTTCAGGtgtaggggtgtcacgattctccaaatcctcgattcgattacattttcgattctaaggacACAATTCGATTCTCAATATTTTTTCCCCTTTTTTTTGAAAGATAAACATGCTatgtcattattattatttattagtaTTAAGTTtatatagtttcacattaacatgcacattgtgtgcTTTTCCCCGCATGAGAGTTggtgggcttcactttacgcaAGAAAGCTTgtaggattccttcttgcacgcacatggacttaatgcgcgcgtcttggactcctaacatctgaaataaatccagcgcgtcataagcagctgctcttctctctgtctcacgtgcacgcgtTCTCGCATCTGttcgaagtctaaacataaacttaagtagtaatccttatgtatttgttcagttttatgcgtttcctgtgagctgaggcaaactataccttttgttaaaaattattacccgctgcatcttggcgCCTCTCTCACTCTCACGCACGTGCAGAAAGCTGGGctctgtccgaagtcagatcactaggtagtaatactgtttatgatatgcatttcaatttgagttgtagcaatacatccctcgtgtttaaaatataaatctctgagagttttttcccccgcttggcaagccgaccggatgTGACATGGGGCGTGGCagcattttttaattcgaagttctaGGTGTGACTTAATTTCTATCGATTAAattcgaaatcgtgacacccttattCAGGTGCTAAGAGTCGTCCAATATGCACGCATTGAGTCCACGTGCGTGCGAAAAGGAATCCACGCATATTAGTTCACACATGACGCGTTACAGAAACTGAAGCGATCCTAGAAACTATTACAGGACGTGTTTGCAGTCATACACTGGCAATTTTATGGACTTTTCTGGGATCAACATACGGTATGTGTGAATGATCTTACCAAAGTTTCTCCAGTTTACACAGTGAATGCTCCAGtacatgggcgtcggaaccattatacgtgggtgggacaggacccacccactttttaagaccaatgataatggacccacccactttttctctaatttagcgcatttgtctgttcacttatcaaagcgctgttagtccaaatccattccactagagcagggatccctaacctttgctttttttacaccgcggacccgtttcagcttttaaacataattcgcaggggtgagtggacgctgagttgctgttcgaacatagtgctgaaaaacctcctttgccaaatgttttaaacagaagtaaatgtcaaacaaccatgcattaggaaaattaataactgctttatttatagtatattttctatagacgtgtaaagccatattatagcggattattttactttcattgtttcacgagtttgcctgcccatttagtcttaataattaacggtaaacgaacttagcttggtgttcttaaaggcagctcaaaccttaggtcggactcgagccccaagttcaagacacagaagaaaaaaggaggagatgatgaggagagatgccagaagaattgcgtctgtcgcggaggcacagagactcccattttgcttttaatgataattaacacagcactaaatgtggttcctttcaaacgttaaaagtgtaggctactcgttaaaatattattactgctgtaaaattgtttattttgattatggaacgatcgctggataattttcaagttttttttttacagaagcctgcaattacttttcatttgcgaCATGAACGTCCTCacgtattgttattatttgcgaggtacatttgcagataattcataaagtcatacctctgtttaatcgattgtgttttagaagaacacatgctcaaactcttatgacagcattgtttcccgacggataccataaaataaagtgatctcatttccagaatctcaaatttatatttctctaagagagagaaagagaaattgggtataacaaataaaaaaggtatacaaaagttgtatcagtttaccttcattcgtttttcttaccttttatttcctcaaaataaaaaataaacattgtagcctactgtcagcagagtagagaaaaaaaaatgacacagagaaagataaatgaaacatgacatctgtcattatttgcaaaatatttaaagggctattaccagaatttcgaccgtaataggctactgtctttaatttaataaacgcaaatgttcaggctaattaaaaggaaacatgaaaatgtcatctattgcagtaaatgtatttttcggggggggggggatgtggggacccacccacttttcatttgcttccgacgcccatgctCCAGTACAGCAGAGAAATGCTCCATTCCTAAATCTCCAAGATTATTCTCAGTCAGATTCAGTTAtctcaggtgtgatgggtttgatctcagagctgaagaCAGAGCAGCACACGCTTCAGGTGTAATATTACAATTATTCAACCTGTAGAGAACAATTACACACACTTTAGTGTCTCACTTCACAACACATCAGCTCAAGGTCATGAAGATCTTTACAAATCTAAAGCTCAAATTACTGTCAGACAAAGCCTGGTCTGAACCATTTTGTCACATTACAGGACATGATAAGAGAAAGATTCATAAGAACCTtttattattcatattttttaacttttaagtaaattaagTGCATATTGTTTACTAAATTCATAATGTCCCAACTATTCTGAGATTGTTTAAACTAAAGTGTGGCATCACGAGAGGGCGTATGCTAGAGGGAAGATACATGTCCTTAAAGCTGCCGTCGGCAACTCGAGGATTGAGCAgtttccaaatgtttacaatttcatGTCCCTCCCCCACTACCTCCACGCTGTTCAAACCAAAACACCTATGAACTTCAGGCGGATGCACGTGATATtgtaactgtgcattcagaccgccaccggcgagagcgtcaataaaagctctggctgcccagacaacgacgctaaagaaaagttgtagtggacgctctgacgctcgaatgcattctctgaattCCTCTCAGGTGGAGGTTTCcaccttccgattggttgccgccgaacagTCTAATTTATGTTGTTCTATTGGAGCATAGTGTTGGTTTCAGTGAATATGATCAAAAAATATGATCAAATAAGTTGCCGATCGCAGCTTTAAGCAGTGCATGAATTGAGCACATGTGCGAATGTGCATGATAGTGAGACGCAAACACAGAATTACTCCAGAAACACATAAAATTTTATTCCAGAATGGCAGAAAACATTCCTGTGGCTCATTTTGAGAAGTTGTTTTGCCAGTACTGTAACGTGcagaaacaaacagaaaatgcTCACTTGGCCGGCACGCGCTCTATACAGCAAGTTGGTTGTTTCGCCATGGGAGACGCCCCATTTAGACTGCcagcgactagcagtagcagagcgctGAGATcttattcatttcaatggaagcttgctGACTTCCGGCACTACGAGCGAAAGTGACCATTGATGACTGGATGGGCACAAGAAAGTTTAGAAAACTTTAACATTTTGCAAATGATGAGCAATTTTGAGAGCTACTACCAATTGGagcgaagcagtggagttcacgtcatccttctttCGTCAGTTCCTGGAGTAGATTGTACTcctttgtttatgacaaccagatttagaaacgcctcattgaaagagatggGCGACAAACAGCAAGAAAGTTGCTGGTGGTCTAAATGAGGCTAAATGTTTTGGATTGAAAGAGGTGAGGTGGCGTTTTTTTTTGCGCAAAATGTGAACGCCCCTATACAGTACAGAAATAGGGTAAATCCCAAAGATAAGCATTTGGTATAtcgcaagagaaaaagacaCGGGATCCTTGCAGGAAGCTTGCCTTTGTTCAGACCACCAGCGACTTTCTCGCTGTGTCtcgctcgtctctttcaatgaggtcataggaggcgtttctaaatctggttgtgATAAACAAACAAGTATTGTCCAGAAAGAGAGACGGATGACATGAACATTGCTTCACTTTCATAGGTAGTCGCTCCTGAAAGTTGCTAATTATTTGCATAAAGTTTAACTTTTCTAAACTTGTGAATGTTGCTTAAGCGAGCAAGACAACTGTGCTTACCACAGCTGCTGGACTAGTGATGATTTGCGTCTAATCAAATACagacaaagtattttttatatattttattatagagATGTTTTTACATATAGCACTCTCTACCCATCATACACTAGAACCCATCataatgttaaagggacactcactTTTTTGGATTattaggctcattttccagcttcactagagttaaacatttgagttttgatatttttcttattaatAACTTAACCCTACCTGAAAAGGTTGACAGCTACAACAAATGGAATGAATGGTGTGGTATGAGAGACAAAGGAGACCTGTTGTTATGTCTAGAGAATGGGAGCAGTAAAGAGTTACTCttttaaaagttaattttgatgCTGAAGAGACTTAAGTTATAACTCTGAGACTTTATGTTTGATTATTAAACTACACCTGCTTCCTGGAGAGATTGTTAGAGAACTGTACCAGTAAAAGATCCTTAACCTCTCATGTTGCCACAAAACAGATGTAGATGTTAAAAGAGAGGTGTAAGTCATTATCAGAACTGCAGTATCATGTTCAGATCAAGATCAGATAATGTGAATATCAATCACCTAAATTTAGCAACAACAGATGGACAATAAAcactttaaatacatttcattaCTCTATTACATCACAAAACATCATATGATCTTACTTTAGCATCACCAATTTACACTGAGGATTCTCCAGTACAGCAGAGATCAGCTTCGCTCCTAAAACTCCTAGATCATTATCAGACAAATTCAGATctctcaggtgtgatgggtttgatgtCAGAGCTGAAGACAGAGCAACCcaaccttcatctgtgataTTACAATTCTTCAACCTGTAGAGAACAAAGACACACACATTTCACTCTCTCAgatcacaacacacacacacagaagtcTGATCTTAAGCAGTCAGGCCTGTAAGATACTTGACAATTTCACTCTAGCCCCTTTCACACACAGCAATAATAGAAAATGCATCTGGGATTTGTTCAGGATCGCTTGACTTTGGTTCAATTgtactgccaatgattttccggaatctgtgcCGGGCATTCACACACGTCGCAGCATCTGATGTTTGCTAATTATCCGTGATTTCTCTCTTAAAAAACCACgcacatgcattttagtttatgacaaaataatacatttccTGGGATCTAACTGCTGTGTAAATGTGGTTTCTGAGAACCACATCATGTGTGAATGATCTTACCAGAGGTTCTCCAGTTTACATTGAGGATTCTCAAGTACAGCAGAGAGATTCTCCATTGCTGAATCTCCAAGATTATTTTCCGTCAGATTCAGATCTCTAAGGTGTGATGGGATTGATTTCAGAGCTGAAGTCAGAGcaacacaaccttcatctgtgataTTACATCTCTTCAACCTGTAAAGAACAATGACACAGAGATCAGATCAAGGTCATTGTGAAAGAATATTACAAATGTAAAGCTCAAAACACTGTTAGATAAAGCCTGGTCTGATATTTTGTCATGTTATAGGACATGATTAGATAAAGATCCCAACAGGTAATACTGTTTACGGAGTTCCTAAAGTTTTTACTGTGTTGAGTCTGtttaatttaaacagatgtagaTATTAATAGGATCAAATCATGTGATAATCAATAACACTTCAAAAAGATTTCATGACATTATATATTATGATCTTACTTCAGTATCTGCAGTTTACAGTGAGGATTCTTCAGTATATTAGAGAGCAGCTTCACTACTGAATCTCCAAGATTATTATTAGACAAATCCAGATGTGTCATGTGTGATGGGTTTAatctcagagctgaagtcaGAGCTTCACAAGCTTCAGCTGTAAGATTACAACTTGTCAACCTGTAGAGAAATAAACAAATTACGTTGGTTTTATATGACATAATTATGTTTTAAGAATAAAGTGACTGTTTATACTTACTGAAATGATCCGGATTCTTGAATCGCCAAAACTAAAGCTGACCACTGAGATGAAGAGAGTGTGACTTTACTTAATGCATTAATCATATAATTTCGGAATTCTGTCATTAGTGAAACATTACCCAGTTCATTTAGACAGTGAAACAGATTGATGGAATTCTCTGGAGATGGGATGCTATTGATTATATTCTTGATGCACTCGATTGTTTTCTTATTGCTATGACGACTGTAACCTATCTGGATCTTCAGATCATGTATGAGATTCTGATTTGACTTCAGTGACAAACCCATAAGAAAACGAAGAAAGAGATCCAGATGTCCATTTTTACTCTGTAGAGCCTCATCTATAGCTCTCTTATACAGATCATGTATTGAAAATGTAAGTATTTGAATCGGTTTAATTTGATCAAACACATTCACGTTTTTGTTCATAAAAGAGAGGTGCGCATGTAGAGCTGCTAGATGTTCCTGAATGCTCAGATGAACAAAGCTGTAAACTTTCCTCTGACACAAACCAAACTCCTCTCTGAAGATCTGAGTACACAATCCTGAGTACACTGATGCTTCTGCTACATCAATGCCACAATCTCTCAGGTCTTCATCATAGAAGATCAGATTGCCTTTCACAAGCTGCTCAAAAGCCAGTTTACACAGTTTGAAGATCATCTCTTTATTCTTCTTATAGTCCTTCTGATTTTTTACGTTTGTCTGAATGATCAGGAAGTGTGTGTACATTTGAGTGAGAGTCTTGGGGATCTCTTGACTCTTGTCTTCCCTCAATATTCTCTCTAGAACAGTGACTGAAATCCAGGAGAACACTGGGATGTGACACATGATGTAGAGACTCCTGGATGACTTCAGGTGCGAGATGATTTGATCAGACAGACTCTCATCACTGATTCTCTTCCTGAAGTATTCCTCCTTCTGTGGATCACTGAAGCCTCGTACCTCTGTGACTCGATCAACACACTCAGAGGGGATGAGATCAGCTGCTGCTGGTCTGGAGGTGATCCAGATGAGAGCAGAGGGAAACAGATTCCCCTTGATGAGGTTTGTCAGCATCACGTCCACTGAGGTTGATTCACTTACATCACACAACCTCACACTGCTGTGAAAATCCAGAGACAGACGATACTCATCCAAACCATCAAAGATGAACAACACTTTATATTTATCACTGAAGATTTCCATTTCTTTTGTCTCTGGGAAGAAAAGATGAAGAAGATCTAAAAGACTGAGTGTTTTGTCCTTCATCAAATTGATCTCTCTGAAAGGAAGTGGAAATATGAGGTGGACGTCCTGATTCTCTTTCTCTTCAGCCCAGTCCAGAATGAACTTCTGTACAGAGACTGTTTTTCCAATGCCAGCGACTCCCTTTGTTAGCACActtctgatgtgtttgtgttgttcagGTAAAGGTTTAAAGATGTCATTACATTTGATTGGTGTCTCCTCTGCCTCTCCACTTTTACTCTCTGTGATGTTGAGCTCTGTGTAGATTTCATTCAGTAGTGTTGGGTTTCTCTGGTTTGATGTTCCTGGATACAAACACTGAAACTTCTCTCTCAGATTTGATTTAAATGTGTTCAGGACTTCATTAAGTTTAGAGTCACGGCTGTGAAATGAAAACAGAAGTTAGTGAAGTACAGGTATTGAGTAAATTAGATTTTTGAGTCTATAGTTTACCTGAATTCAGGATACAAATATCGTGGTTGATTCACAGACTGCTCAAACTTCATCTTTTTACAGACGGGTTTGGTTATGACCGACCTGGAAGAgaatcaaatacatttttgagaTGTAAATTAAACTGAGGGTTTTAAGTAATGTGAACAACACTGTGTTAAAATGTGAAGGTATAATTTCctacaaataattcaaaaatgtCCCATTACTTAACAAATCACACCCCAATATAAAATGTCTAATTAAAATCATATAATTTCTATGAATGTTACGTCACTTTTGGTCAGGCCATCTCTTCATTTCTATTGGTGGATCCATTGATCCACTCTTCATAGACACACAGACTTTGATATCTTCTGATGCTATAACACACAACAAACATGTGAATTTAAATAACGTTTATTTATCCATTTAACAATGATGAGCGATCATTTTATTCACACTTTAAACTCTCACAAATGTGTCTGACTACATTTCATAGATCAAAAATCACTTCACGTAAAGATTAAGCTTGTAACTTACACTGTTTAAATATTACTACGTGTATAAAAGTGATATAGCCACATGTGATAtagttaaatacaaataatggcAAAAATCTGCTAAATAAGTTATGTTTATGAGTAACGGTAATCTGCAAAACACTTTTAGAAAGTAAACACTTTACCGGATTTCGTTAAACCGTTTCCATCACTTCCGGTTCCGCTACCGAAGATAAGCATAACCTGTCCATCAGGTCTGCAGATTAATTAAGTTATTTTCCATTTACTGACATTTAGGGatttaaacagaataaaacgaTAAAACAAAGCAACTGTGCCCTCAGTTGTTACTAGAGATGTTTTGGGCGGTCCATTTGGATCACGTGAAGAACCTCAGCCAATCATTATGAGCTGTGACGTCAGAGGCAGCTTTCAGTTTGTGGTTCAGGTTAGATTGCagccacatttttttttatttgttcattaataaataacaacagcTTCATTGGAGATACATATCAGTTATATTCATATCAGTTATATTCGTCACTAAAATGAAAATCTATTTTAGTAGTTAAATTAAAAACGCCACAGAAagaacatacatttttacaaatacagtattctctctctctctctctctctctctctctctctctctctctctctactttTATCCATTACATGCAGCAACATAAGCATGACAATCATAAAAGTCATCAAAATTCAAGTCTTAAGttaaactgaaaataaaaacaacatattgactgacaaaaaaaaactaattataGAAAACATTATACTATATTACATTATACCAACAGTAGTACTGGTGCTAATGGTGTATACATTTCACCTGTCATTACATTTTCCTACTATGTGGATTTAACTTCAATAACATTGAGTTGATCAGATCAAGTTAGGCTAGGTTGTATGATGGAGCAGAGAAAATGATATCAGGAACCAAGATAAACACAGACAGTGTAGTTCACTCAGTGTCATGTCAATATTTTGAGGGGTTCATTTATAGgtaaaagagaaaataaaacTGTTAAATTGGCACAAACAGGGAAATAGAAAATAACGGCTAAGGGAAACTGATATCTGCTTGTATTACCCATCGAACACTCCTGTGCCTTAACAGAAAAAGTTAAGAAATTGCCTGGGGCAAATATTTTTGTGAGGATAGACCCTAATATAATTAAGGATAATTTGCAATGGCTGttgaataagaaaataatgcacaaccaAAGATGATAATGGACAAAAATGca from Paramisgurnus dabryanus chromosome 8, PD_genome_1.1, whole genome shotgun sequence includes:
- the LOC135771809 gene encoding NACHT, LRR and PYD domains-containing protein 3-like isoform X2, which encodes MLIFGSGTGSDGNGLTKSASEDIKVCVSMKSGSMDPPIEMKRWPDQKSVITKPVCKKMKFEQSVNQPRYLYPEFSRDSKLNEVLNTFKSNLREKFQCLYPGTSNQRNPTLLNEIYTELNITESKSGEAEETPIKCNDIFKPLPEQHKHIRSVLTKGVAGIGKTVSVQKFILDWAEEKENQDVHLIFPLPFREINLMKDKTLSLLDLLHLFFPETKEMEIFSDKYKVLFIFDGLDEYRLSLDFHSSVRLCDVSESTSVDVMLTNLIKGNLFPSALIWITSRPAAADLIPSECVDRVTEVRGFSDPQKEEYFRKRISDESLSDQIISHLKSSRSLYIMCHIPVFSWISVTVLERILREDKSQEIPKTLTQMYTHFLIIQTNVKNQKDYKKNKEMIFKLCKLAFEQLVKGNLIFYDEDLRDCGIDVAEASVYSGLCTQIFREEFGLCQRKVYSFVHLSIQEHLAALHAHLSFMNKNVNVFDQIKPIQILTFSIHDLYKRAIDEALQSKNGHLDLFLRFLMGLSLKSNQNLIHDLKIQIGYSRHSNKKTIECIKNIINSIPSPENSINLFHCLNELGNVSLMTEFRNYMINALSKVTLSSSQWSALVLAIQESGSFQLTSCNLTAEACEALTSALRLNPSHMTHLDLSNNNLGDSVVKLLSNILKNPHCKLQILKLKRCNITDEGCVALTSALKSIPSHLRDLNLTENNLGDSAMENLSAVLENPQCKLENLWLKNCNITDEGWVALSSALTSNPSHLRDLNLSDNDLGVLGAKLISAVLENPQCKLVMLKFRRCNITDEGCVALTSALTSNPSHLRELDMAYNSLGDSGAKLFSAVLEHPQCKLKILNITPTIYLYCRKNFTSKDISCLTI
- the LOC135771809 gene encoding NACHT, LRR and PYD domains-containing protein 3-like isoform X1, which gives rise to MLIFGSGTGSDGNGLTKSASEDIKVCVSMKSGSMDPPIEMKRWPDQKSVITKPVCKKMKFEQSVNQPRYLYPEFSRDSKLNEVLNTFKSNLREKFQCLYPGTSNQRNPTLLNEIYTELNITESKSGEAEETPIKCNDIFKPLPEQHKHIRSVLTKGVAGIGKTVSVQKFILDWAEEKENQDVHLIFPLPFREINLMKDKTLSLLDLLHLFFPETKEMEIFSDKYKVLFIFDGLDEYRLSLDFHSSVRLCDVSESTSVDVMLTNLIKGNLFPSALIWITSRPAAADLIPSECVDRVTEVRGFSDPQKEEYFRKRISDESLSDQIISHLKSSRSLYIMCHIPVFSWISVTVLERILREDKSQEIPKTLTQMYTHFLIIQTNVKNQKDYKKNKEMIFKLCKLAFEQLVKGNLIFYDEDLRDCGIDVAEASVYSGLCTQIFREEFGLCQRKVYSFVHLSIQEHLAALHAHLSFMNKNVNVFDQIKPIQILTFSIHDLYKRAIDEALQSKNGHLDLFLRFLMGLSLKSNQNLIHDLKIQIGYSRHSNKKTIECIKNIINSIPSPENSINLFHCLNELGNVSLMTEFRNYMINALSKVTLSSSQWSALVLAIQESGSFQLTSCNLTAEACEALTSALRLNPSHMTHLDLSNNNLGDSVVKLLSNILKNPHCKLQILKLKRCNITDEGCVALTSALKSIPSHLRDLNLTENNLGDSAMENLSAVLENPQCKLENLWLKNCNITDEGWVALSSALTSNPSHLRDLNLSDNDLGVLGAKLISAVLENPQCKLVMLKFRRCNITDEGCVALTSALTSNPSHLRELDMAYNSLGDSGAKLFSAVLEHPQCKLKILKLYNCNITDEGCLALTSALRSNPSHLLHLDFDGNNLGDLGVKLLSDMANDSFYKLMPSFSEQKQ